One part of the Eublepharis macularius isolate TG4126 chromosome 16, MPM_Emac_v1.0, whole genome shotgun sequence genome encodes these proteins:
- the LOC129344172 gene encoding arylamine N-acetyltransferase, pineal gland isozyme NAT-3-like isoform X1, producing the protein MNLAGGAQRPAMKLKEYFARISYKGPQMPLDLKTLTAVLQHHIRSVPFENLSIHCGETIEFGLEAVYNKIVKNHRGGWCLENNLLLSWVFQTMGYEVTLLGSHVYIPQENKYDEAMNHLLFKVVIDGKAYIIDGGFGIAFQMWEPMELVSGKDQPQKPGIFRLTEENGVWHFDKIKRKVYGSSADNSSLYFDGPEDLTCKKVFAFTLKPRSIEEFREQNTILQTAPDSLFVKKSICSLQTANGFQVLIGWTLTETKYDYKDNMDMIERTTLSDKEVEKALKERFNIRLKKKFVPINESLVATS; encoded by the exons ATGAATTTAGCAG GAGGAGCACAACGCCCTGCCATGAAACTTAAGGAGTATTTTGCAAGAATTTCTTACAAAGGCCCTCAGATGCCACTGGATTTAAAAACCTTGACGGCAGTTTTGCAACACCACATCCGATCAGTACCATTTGAAAACCTCAGCATTCACTGTGGTGAAACCATTGAGTTTGGGTTGGAAGCGGTCTACAACAAAATCGTAAAGAACCACCGAGGCGGATGGTGCCTTGAGAACAACCTTCTTTTATCATGGGTCTTTCAGACCATGGGCTATGAGGTCACTCTTTTGGGATCTCATGTTTACATCCCTCAGGAAAACAAATATGACGAAGCCATGAACCACCTCCTGTTTAAAGTGGTCATTGATGGCAAAGCCTACATCATCGATGGAGGCTTTGGGATAGCCTTCCAAATGTGGGAACCAATGGAATTGGTTTCTGGAAAGGACCAACCTCAGAAGCCGGGCATCTTCCGCCTCACAGAAGAAAATGGAGTATGGCACTTTGACAAAATAAAGCGCAAAGTATATGGTTCCAGTGCTGATAACAGCTCTCTCTACTTTGATGGCCCGGAAGACTTGACTTGCAAGAAAGTTTTTGCATTTACGCTGAAGCCACGGTCGATAGAGGAGTTCCGAGAGCAGAATACGATTCTACAAACTGCACCTGATTCTTTGTTTGTTAAGAAGTCCATCTGTAGCCTCCAGACTGCCAATGGCTTTCAGGTTTTGATTGGCTGGACACTCACAGAAACCAAATATGATTACAAGGACAACATGGATATGATAGAACGGACCACTCTTAGTGACAAAGAAGTGGAGAAAGCTCTGAAGGAGCGGTTCAACATAAGATTAAAGAAGAAGTTTGTCCCCATTAATGAAAGCCTAGTGGCCACATCTTAA
- the LOC129344172 gene encoding arylamine N-acetyltransferase, pineal gland isozyme NAT-3-like isoform X2, which produces MKLKEYFARISYKGPQMPLDLKTLTAVLQHHIRSVPFENLSIHCGETIEFGLEAVYNKIVKNHRGGWCLENNLLLSWVFQTMGYEVTLLGSHVYIPQENKYDEAMNHLLFKVVIDGKAYIIDGGFGIAFQMWEPMELVSGKDQPQKPGIFRLTEENGVWHFDKIKRKVYGSSADNSSLYFDGPEDLTCKKVFAFTLKPRSIEEFREQNTILQTAPDSLFVKKSICSLQTANGFQVLIGWTLTETKYDYKDNMDMIERTTLSDKEVEKALKERFNIRLKKKFVPINESLVATS; this is translated from the coding sequence ATGAAACTTAAGGAGTATTTTGCAAGAATTTCTTACAAAGGCCCTCAGATGCCACTGGATTTAAAAACCTTGACGGCAGTTTTGCAACACCACATCCGATCAGTACCATTTGAAAACCTCAGCATTCACTGTGGTGAAACCATTGAGTTTGGGTTGGAAGCGGTCTACAACAAAATCGTAAAGAACCACCGAGGCGGATGGTGCCTTGAGAACAACCTTCTTTTATCATGGGTCTTTCAGACCATGGGCTATGAGGTCACTCTTTTGGGATCTCATGTTTACATCCCTCAGGAAAACAAATATGACGAAGCCATGAACCACCTCCTGTTTAAAGTGGTCATTGATGGCAAAGCCTACATCATCGATGGAGGCTTTGGGATAGCCTTCCAAATGTGGGAACCAATGGAATTGGTTTCTGGAAAGGACCAACCTCAGAAGCCGGGCATCTTCCGCCTCACAGAAGAAAATGGAGTATGGCACTTTGACAAAATAAAGCGCAAAGTATATGGTTCCAGTGCTGATAACAGCTCTCTCTACTTTGATGGCCCGGAAGACTTGACTTGCAAGAAAGTTTTTGCATTTACGCTGAAGCCACGGTCGATAGAGGAGTTCCGAGAGCAGAATACGATTCTACAAACTGCACCTGATTCTTTGTTTGTTAAGAAGTCCATCTGTAGCCTCCAGACTGCCAATGGCTTTCAGGTTTTGATTGGCTGGACACTCACAGAAACCAAATATGATTACAAGGACAACATGGATATGATAGAACGGACCACTCTTAGTGACAAAGAAGTGGAGAAAGCTCTGAAGGAGCGGTTCAACATAAGATTAAAGAAGAAGTTTGTCCCCATTAATGAAAGCCTAGTGGCCACATCTTAA